From the Herpetosiphonaceae bacterium genome, one window contains:
- a CDS encoding condensation domain-containing protein, which yields MISFPSEDGPIDNAEVSDDAADVFAFPASFAQERLWITEQLNPEHSAYTLPFVLRLEGPLDAAALNRSIQTVVARHEALRTTFVLLDDELLQTVAPTLTISMPVDDFSAAATIDEAALAAHIAAAVAQPFDLAQGPLLRVRLLRLQPQRHLLVLNLHHLIADG from the coding sequence ATGATCTCTTTTCCAAGCGAGGACGGGCCGATCGATAACGCCGAGGTCAGCGATGATGCAGCCGATGTGTTCGCCTTTCCGGCATCGTTTGCCCAGGAGCGGCTCTGGATTACCGAGCAGTTGAATCCTGAGCATTCGGCCTACACGCTCCCCTTCGTCTTACGCCTGGAAGGGCCGCTGGATGCTGCGGCGCTTAACCGCAGTATTCAGACGGTCGTTGCCCGTCACGAGGCGCTGCGCACAACCTTTGTGCTGCTCGACGACGAGCTGCTCCAAACTGTCGCGCCCACGCTGACGATCTCGATGCCGGTGGATGATTTCAGCGCCGCTGCCACGATCGACGAGGCAGCGCTTGCTGCCCACATTGCGGCGGCGGTCGCCCAGCCCTTCGACCTGGCGCAGGGTCCCTTGCTCCGCGTGCGCCTGCTGCGCCTTCAGCCTCAGCGCCATCTGCTGGTGCTCAACCTCCATCATCTGATCGCCGATGGC